Sequence from the Paenibacillus tundrae genome:
TATTCTAACCATGGCAGAAGTCTGGGCTCTGGGTCCAAAATAGACTCATACTGTTCCTTCCACCCATATCTCGCATCCGGATCTAGTGCCTGATAGCGCTCCACCTTACGAATTCGGTCTTCTTCCCTTGCCCAGCCATAATGCTTCACCCGAGGTACATGACAAGCGTAGGAAAAATGCTGAATCGTTAACGGGAAGCGGCCGCAATGCTGAGGTGTTTCCTTCCACTCATAGTCCCAGTCATGACGATATCGAATAAGAAATGGACGATAGTATGCATGAGCCTGCCAATACTGATCTTCTCGATATGAAGTCTCGTTCCACATATCAAACAAGCGGAAGTAGATCGCATCCTCTTCTCCACTTAACAGTTGGTCACGTATAACTCCAAAATCAGGTGTTAATATCTCATCAGCATCCAAATTCAGAATCCACTCTGGTTTGGTAGAGATGGTTGCCTGCCACTGCTGTTTCCGTAGGCTGACTTCATCCGCAAACTGGGGTGTAGAATTTTCTACTAATAGTAGCGGTATATCCTGGAGTACCTCCCGACACATTGCAACTGTCCCATCTGTACTGCCGTCATCAATGATAACTGCCCGATCAATCCAAGGCCGATGCGTCTCCAGTGCCTGCCTTAAATAACGGTGCTCCTCATTACGTACAATCATCGATAAGGTCATATGCGGTCTACTGTTGTCCTGATGCTCTGTCAAAGCTTCACCTCCACCCTTCAGATCGTGACATGTATGTATGCCCATTCATTAGACAATAGAATGGGGTCTAATCCTTAACGGGATGAATCATATATCAGATAAACCATTCATGTTGTACACCATCATCAATGCTCATTGGAACAGATCGTGCCCCCATAGCTACTGTATGCATAGGAGGATTAAGGTTATGTCAGGCATACTCATTTCGTACATGTGCGGTGTGTACTACTTGTTTATGTGCTATGCGATTGGCAAGTGTATATGGCAAAAAAGCACCCGCTTTCGCGGGTGCTTAAGGATATCGAAAAGGTTTAATGTATGAATTCACTCACTGATTCTTTGATTAGCGATATTGAGCCAAACGATCATTCAGACTGCGCGTCTGTCCATACACCTCTTGGTACAATGCGAATAACCCGTCATATACTGCAACTGTTTCTGGGTTAGGATCATAGGATTTCGCTGGACGAAGGAACGCTGTAGCACATGCTTGCAATGATGGGAACCAGCCACATCCATAAGCTGCCAACATCGCTGCTCCCATCGCTGGACCTTGTTCACTCTCCAACTTCACGATGGTTGCGTTGAAGATATCTGCTTGCATTTGCAGCCAAGCTTCATTCTTAGCACCACCGCCGATGGAGATAACTTCTGTCACGGTCTTACCAGACCCACGCAAAATATCAATGGATTCGCGAAGCGAGAACGTAATGCCTTCCATTACTGCGCGTCCAAAGTGCTCCAGCTTATGCCCAGCATCCATTCCAATAAAGCTACCACGAATGTTAGCATCAGGGTGTGGGGTACGCTCCCCTACAATGTACGGCGTGAATAATAAGCCTTGGCTTCCAGCGGGTACCTGATCAATGCCCTGTAAGAGCACATCAAATGATTTGTCCGCTGCAAATGTATCCTTAAACCAGGATAAGCTATATCCTGCCGCTAGGGTTACCCCCATAATATAGAAGGCGTCCTTCTCACCATGGTTGAAAAAGTGAACTTTTCCTTCGAAATCGAGATCTTTGCGCTCCTCGTAGGACAGAATCACCCCAGATGTGCCAATACTGCACATCGTCTGCCCTTCACTCAGGATACCTGCACCAATCGCGCCGCAGGCATTGTCAGCACCACCTGCAAATACTTTGGTCGCTGCTGCCAGCCCCGTTTGATCCGCAATCTCCGGCAACAGTGTCCCCACTTCCTCGAAAGATTCCACAAGTCGTGGACAGAGTGAGATCGGCAGTTCAAACGCTTCTGCAATCTCTTGGCTCCATTGCTTGCCTGCAACGTCAAGCAGCAACGTACCCGCCGCGTCGGAATAATCCATCGCGTAATCTCCGGTTAGGCGATAACGCACATAATCCTTCGGCAATAGGAATACAGCTGCTTGTTGCAACACCTCTGGCTCGTTTTCTTGAACCCACAAGATTTTAGGTAATGTAAATCCTTCAAGCGCACGATTCCGGGCGATGCTTAACAGCTTACTGTCCAGCACCTTCTCGATACGGCGGCACTGTGCCGTTGTGCGTGTATCATTCCATAGAATAGCATTGCGAAGTGGCTTGCCTGCGGCATCTACCAATACAAGTCCATGCATCTGTCCGGAGAAGCTCAAACCTTCAATTTCGGAAGGCTGTACGCCAGATACCTCCAACAATTTGCGAAGCGACACAATCGTCTGCTCTACCCAATCCTCTGGATTCTGTTCGCTGTATCCAGCCTTAGGCTGGTAGAGCGGATATGACTCAGATGCTTCAAATGCCACTTTACCTCTACGGTTAACCAGCACAGTCTTAACTGCGCTCGTTCCCAGATCGACACCAATTACGTAACTCATAAGTATACTCCTTTCGTTTGTAGCAGGATTGAATAAAAAAATTGGGCATGTAAGGTCACTCCGTAATCAGAAGACCCTTGGATCGCCGTTATCCCTGAATTTCCTTGATTCCCTTTTGAAAAGGGAGAAATTCCGGGATAAATGCGCACGCTTCGCTTCCTAGGGTTCTTTCTGATCACTCCGTTATGCATGCCCTTTATACATTCATTCAAACGGTACAACGTACTCGTTTTGGGCAGCTAGGACGCTCCAATGACATCACACCGTCATTGGTTGTGAACGATGTAAACCTCAGACATGTACGGTCACTCCGTGGTCAGAAGACCCTCCGATCGCCGTTATCCCTGAATTTCCTTGATTCCCTTTTGAAAAGGGAGAAATTCCGGGATAAATGCGAGCACTTCGTTTCTCCGGGTTCTTTCTGCCCACTTCGTTCCGCATGCCCTTTCTACATTTCATTGTGAGATCGCCATATCTCGTGCTACTCACATTTCAAAAAAAACCGTCCCCGCCTTCCCAGAGGAAAGCGGGGACGGTTTGAATGTCACGCTTATTCAACGTCCAGGGTGCAAGATGTTCCTGCACCGAGTAGGAAGAGGTATTCATGCTTTGCTGTAAGCTCGCTTATGATTTGCTCATAGGCAACGCCACTACCAGAGCATGAATCCATCTTGCTCTATGACTGTCTTAGTCAGCCAGGATGTATTGGTTGAGTTTTGCTCTCAGCAATTCCTGACGTCCAGATTGGTTTTTGCGTGGGCTTTCGTTGTTCAGTGCATACTCAGCAAGGGAAGCAAGTGTCGCTTTACCTTCAACCACTTCTGCACCAATGCCTTCGCTGAAGCTGCTGTAACGTTTTTCGATGAAGTCATCGAATACGCGATCTTCAATCAGTTTTGCAGCTACTTTCAGACCTTTTGCATATGTGTCCATACCAGCGATGTGTGCCAAGAACAGATCTTCAGGCTCGAAGGAACCACGACGAACTTTCGCGTCAAAGTTTACACCACCACGGCCGATACCACCGTTTTTCAATACTTCATACATCGTCAATGTTGCATCGTACATGTCCACTGGGAACTCATCCGTATCCCAACCGATCAGCAGATCACCTTGGTTTGCATCCAGGGAACCGAGCATGCCGTTGATACGT
This genomic interval carries:
- a CDS encoding glycosyltransferase family 2 protein, coding for MTEHQDNSRPHMTLSMIVRNEEHRYLRQALETHRPWIDRAVIIDDGSTDGTVAMCREVLQDIPLLLVENSTPQFADEVSLRKQQWQATISTKPEWILNLDADEILTPDFGVIRDQLLSGEEDAIYFRLFDMWNETSYREDQYWQAHAYYRPFLIRYRHDWDYEWKETPQHCGRFPLTIQHFSYACHVPRVKHYGWAREEDRIRKVERYQALDPDARYGWKEQYESILDPEPRLLPWLE
- the xylB gene encoding xylulokinase, with translation MSYVIGVDLGTSAVKTVLVNRRGKVAFEASESYPLYQPKAGYSEQNPEDWVEQTIVSLRKLLEVSGVQPSEIEGLSFSGQMHGLVLVDAAGKPLRNAILWNDTRTTAQCRRIEKVLDSKLLSIARNRALEGFTLPKILWVQENEPEVLQQAAVFLLPKDYVRYRLTGDYAMDYSDAAGTLLLDVAGKQWSQEIAEAFELPISLCPRLVESFEEVGTLLPEIADQTGLAAATKVFAGGADNACGAIGAGILSEGQTMCSIGTSGVILSYEERKDLDFEGKVHFFNHGEKDAFYIMGVTLAAGYSLSWFKDTFAADKSFDVLLQGIDQVPAGSQGLLFTPYIVGERTPHPDANIRGSFIGMDAGHKLEHFGRAVMEGITFSLRESIDILRGSGKTVTEVISIGGGAKNEAWLQMQADIFNATIVKLESEQGPAMGAAMLAAYGCGWFPSLQACATAFLRPAKSYDPNPETVAVYDGLFALYQEVYGQTRSLNDRLAQYR